In the genome of Ignavibacteriales bacterium, one region contains:
- a CDS encoding ABC transporter permease translates to MFLSYLKIALRNLLRFKAYSTINIAGLAVGMACCILILLYVFDEMSYDRFHKNADRIYRIAVNGTLGENNFNAAVSPPPLRNALMTDYPEVVSATRVKNFGYPVLRYGDKVFSEEKFFWVDSTFFDVFTVEFISGNPATALNAPEKVVLTERMAKKYFGDEDPVGKLINSDNRRDYKITGVVKEFPENSHFHFDFLASLSSYEFIDQQGWLSNDFYTYFLLKEDFPPEEFEAKLPVIVDTHVWPVIERFLNVPREDLKKGGAKYAYVFQPLTDIHLHSHLDVELEPNGDVSYVLIFSLIAAGILLIACINFTNLATARSANRLKEIGVRKTLGSNRQQLIKQFLTESILMTFLAVIISLILIEIALPYFKELVGKDLSLGIISKIYTIPLLVVFILIVGIFAGGYPALYLSSFNPVKVLKKETGHSGKNPWLRNSLVVVQFAVSITLFIGTIIVYNQLDFISNKKLGFNKDQVVVVKKTDDIGRQMESFRNELKNIPGIFNASNSNSIFGEDFGNTPYKIYGTNDNHLINILFADHNFASVYGIEMAKGRYYSEEFRSDTSSIVLNETAARELGIYDDPIGKQIVRAHAEDQVPFVYTVVGVMKDFHYQSLHRRIEPVIIHLYFPGGFGRNVSVKIPPDNIDQKLQEIKTVWHKYAGNQAFEYVFFDEDFAKVYESEKRAGIIVTVFSLLAILIACLGLLGLAAFTTEQRTKEVGIRKILGASVSSIVVLLLKDFAKWVLISNIIAWPIAYFALNKWLEDFAYRINIELWTFVIASLSAIVIAVLTVSYQSIKAAISNPVKSLRYE, encoded by the coding sequence ATGTTCTTAAGCTATCTTAAAATCGCTTTAAGAAATCTGCTGAGATTTAAAGCGTACTCGACTATTAACATTGCCGGGCTTGCTGTAGGTATGGCGTGCTGCATTCTTATACTGCTTTATGTCTTTGATGAAATGAGTTATGACCGCTTTCATAAAAATGCAGACAGGATTTACCGTATTGCAGTAAACGGAACATTGGGTGAAAATAATTTTAATGCTGCTGTTTCTCCGCCGCCGTTAAGAAATGCATTGATGACGGACTATCCTGAAGTTGTAAGTGCAACGAGGGTTAAGAATTTCGGTTACCCTGTTCTGCGTTACGGTGATAAAGTCTTTAGCGAAGAAAAATTTTTCTGGGTTGATTCCACTTTTTTTGATGTGTTCACAGTTGAGTTTATAAGCGGAAATCCCGCTACGGCTCTTAACGCTCCTGAAAAAGTTGTTCTTACTGAAAGGATGGCAAAAAAATATTTTGGCGATGAAGACCCTGTCGGCAAACTGATCAACTCAGATAACAGGCGTGATTATAAAATAACCGGAGTAGTTAAAGAGTTCCCGGAAAATTCACACTTCCATTTTGATTTTCTGGCGTCTCTTTCATCTTATGAATTTATTGATCAGCAAGGCTGGCTTAGCAATGACTTTTATACATACTTTCTTTTGAAAGAGGATTTTCCTCCCGAAGAATTTGAGGCAAAGCTTCCTGTTATTGTCGATACGCATGTATGGCCTGTCATTGAAAGATTTCTGAATGTTCCGAGAGAAGACCTGAAAAAAGGCGGAGCTAAATATGCATACGTTTTTCAACCGTTAACGGATATTCATTTGCACTCACATCTTGATGTTGAACTCGAACCAAATGGTGATGTATCATACGTCCTTATCTTTTCTTTAATAGCTGCAGGCATACTGCTTATTGCCTGTATCAACTTTACAAATCTTGCTACAGCACGTTCTGCAAACAGACTTAAAGAAATAGGTGTGAGAAAAACTCTTGGGTCCAACAGGCAGCAGTTAATAAAACAATTTCTGACCGAATCAATTCTGATGACATTCCTGGCTGTCATAATTTCATTAATACTTATTGAAATAGCGCTGCCATACTTTAAAGAACTTGTCGGAAAAGATTTAAGCCTTGGAATCATTTCAAAGATTTACACAATACCACTGCTCGTAGTTTTCATTCTTATCGTTGGAATATTTGCAGGAGGCTACCCCGCGCTGTATCTCTCGTCATTTAATCCTGTTAAGGTTCTTAAAAAAGAAACAGGACATTCAGGAAAAAATCCATGGCTCAGGAACAGTCTTGTTGTGGTTCAGTTTGCCGTTTCAATTACTCTCTTCATTGGTACAATTATCGTTTACAACCAGCTTGATTTTATCAGCAACAAAAAACTTGGATTCAATAAAGACCAGGTTGTGGTTGTCAAAAAGACTGATGACATCGGGAGGCAGATGGAAAGTTTCAGAAATGAATTAAAAAATATTCCCGGAATTTTTAATGCGAGTAACAGCAACAGCATCTTCGGTGAAGATTTTGGCAACACACCATATAAGATTTATGGAACCAATGATAATCATCTGATCAACATTCTCTTTGCCGATCATAATTTTGCATCTGTGTATGGAATTGAAATGGCTAAAGGCAGGTATTACTCTGAGGAGTTCAGATCGGATACATCTTCAATCGTACTGAACGAAACTGCAGCAAGAGAACTTGGTATATATGATGATCCCATTGGAAAGCAGATAGTTCGTGCTCATGCGGAAGACCAGGTGCCGTTTGTTTATACAGTCGTCGGTGTGATGAAGGATTTTCATTACCAGTCATTGCACAGAAGAATCGAACCTGTAATTATTCATCTTTACTTCCCCGGCGGTTTTGGCAGAAATGTTTCAGTAAAAATTCCTCCCGACAACATTGACCAGAAGCTTCAGGAAATAAAAACAGTATGGCACAAATATGCCGGTAACCAGGCATTCGAGTATGTTTTCTTTGATGAAGATTTCGCTAAGGTTTATGAGTCAGAAAAAAGAGCCGGAATTATCGTAACAGTATTTTCTTTGTTAGCGATTTTAATTGCATGCCTTGGGCTTCTTGGACTTGCCGCTTTCACTACCGAGCAAAGAACAAAAGAAGTAGGGATAAGAAAAATTCTCGGCGCATCGGTTTCAAGCATAGTTGTACTTCTCCTTAAAGATTTTGCAAAGTGGGTTTTGATTTCAAATATTATTGCGTGGCCGATTGCATACTTCGCTTTAAATAAATGGCTGGAGGATTTTGCATATCGGATTAACATTGAACTATGGACGTTCGTAATTGCAAGTCTGTCCGCAATAGTGATCGCGGTACTTACAGTCAGTTATCAATCTATTAAAGCCGCAATTTCAAATCCGGTTAAATCTCTCAGGTATGAATAA
- a CDS encoding ABC transporter permease encodes MFKNYLKIAFRNLLKNKIHSAINIAGLIIGITCVVLIFLFVSDELSYDRFHSKKDRIYRVIEKIDTEGQGEESSSNPFPVGPTLYNDYPHLIEAYVRFFNFQAPSLTLQVGDKKINEKKIYFADSTLFKVFDFPLAQGNPSTALASPNSIILTKELARKYFGDSDPLNQTMLFEGQFSLKVTGVFDELPSQSHFNFECLISFTTVYNIYGQGINNNWVWNPNWTYVLLKENIDPKELEAQFPEFIQKYYPAFIKPQITHYLQPLTDIHLKSDLDYEMQPNGDEADIYIFGIIGFLILFIACINFMNLATAKSVNRAREVGMRKVLGANRIQLIKQFLGESVLMSLIAVCVSILFIEILLPLFNSLSGKDLSAAFWSEPMIVAGLIIFGVIVGLIAGIYPAFFLSSAEPATVLKGTKKLGMKSEFFRKGLVIIQFTISLGLIISTMIIYDQLNFLRNADLGFDKSQVIVMPTRPPIIPKAESFKEEVLRNHNIRNFTVMNEIIGEHHNTHEFNYEGMEAGKWIYFPALMVDEKFVETFDIKIIAGRNFSKEIITDDSLGLLINESMVRHLGWGSPDEAIGKQFYTPLGQERVIGVFRDFNFVSLVEPIGPFVLDMPAKPFIGFFKKFFAVKVSTNEINSTLSYLEKTWSSYFPEYPFEYSFLNDNLDYLYKSQDNLGSLIGYFSLLAIIIACLGLFALASFTAEKRTKEIGIRKVLGASVTGIVGLLSKEFLILVILANLIAWPVTYFVMNNWLESFAYRTSIDVFTFITAGLIATLIALLTVSYQSIKSALANPVESLRSE; translated from the coding sequence ATGTTTAAAAATTATTTAAAGATTGCTTTCAGAAATCTTTTGAAGAATAAAATTCATTCCGCAATTAATATTGCCGGGCTGATAATCGGAATTACCTGTGTGGTATTAATATTTCTTTTTGTAAGTGATGAACTTAGTTACGACAGGTTTCATTCAAAGAAAGACAGGATTTACAGGGTAATTGAAAAAATTGATACCGAAGGTCAAGGTGAAGAATCATCAAGCAATCCTTTCCCGGTGGGACCTACACTTTATAATGATTATCCGCATCTGATTGAAGCATACGTCCGGTTCTTTAACTTCCAGGCTCCGTCATTAACTCTGCAGGTCGGTGATAAAAAAATAAATGAGAAGAAAATTTATTTCGCAGACTCAACCTTGTTTAAAGTATTTGATTTTCCGCTGGCGCAAGGTAATCCTTCAACAGCTTTAGCAAGTCCAAACTCTATAATACTTACTAAAGAACTTGCGAGAAAATATTTCGGTGATTCTGATCCTTTAAATCAAACCATGTTATTTGAAGGTCAATTCAGTCTTAAAGTGACAGGAGTGTTTGATGAACTGCCTTCTCAATCTCATTTCAATTTTGAATGCCTGATCTCCTTCACAACAGTTTACAATATTTACGGACAGGGGATAAATAACAACTGGGTGTGGAACCCTAACTGGACTTATGTTCTGCTAAAAGAGAACATCGATCCAAAAGAACTTGAAGCGCAATTTCCGGAGTTTATACAGAAATATTATCCTGCGTTTATTAAACCGCAGATCACTCATTACCTGCAGCCGTTAACTGATATTCATTTAAAATCAGACCTGGATTATGAAATGCAGCCAAATGGTGATGAAGCCGATATATACATTTTCGGTATCATAGGATTTCTGATACTATTCATCGCCTGTATTAATTTTATGAACCTTGCAACAGCCAAATCTGTTAACCGTGCGCGTGAAGTCGGAATGAGAAAAGTACTTGGAGCAAACCGCATTCAGCTTATCAAACAGTTTTTAGGTGAATCAGTTTTGATGAGTCTTATCGCGGTTTGTGTGTCAATTCTTTTTATAGAAATACTCTTACCGCTCTTCAACAGTTTATCGGGCAAAGATCTTTCCGCAGCATTCTGGTCAGAGCCAATGATTGTCGCCGGCTTAATAATATTCGGAGTTATTGTCGGATTGATCGCGGGGATTTATCCGGCATTTTTTCTTTCATCAGCTGAACCGGCTACTGTACTAAAAGGCACAAAGAAACTGGGAATGAAAAGTGAATTCTTCAGAAAAGGTCTGGTGATCATTCAATTCACAATCTCACTTGGATTAATAATCAGTACAATGATCATTTACGATCAACTAAATTTTCTGCGTAATGCTGATCTTGGTTTCGATAAATCGCAGGTGATAGTAATGCCTACACGTCCTCCGATAATTCCAAAAGCAGAAAGTTTTAAAGAAGAGGTTTTAAGGAATCATAACATCCGGAACTTCACTGTTATGAATGAAATTATAGGTGAACACCACAACACTCACGAGTTTAATTATGAAGGAATGGAAGCCGGCAAATGGATTTACTTTCCTGCATTGATGGTGGATGAAAAATTTGTTGAAACATTTGATATTAAAATTATTGCCGGAAGAAATTTTTCCAAAGAAATAATAACGGATGATTCACTTGGGCTGCTGATAAATGAATCGATGGTGAGACATTTAGGATGGGGTTCACCGGATGAAGCGATCGGCAAACAATTTTATACACCGCTCGGACAGGAACGTGTTATCGGAGTTTTCAGGGATTTTAATTTTGTCTCTCTTGTTGAACCTATCGGTCCGTTTGTTCTCGATATGCCTGCAAAACCTTTTATCGGCTTCTTTAAAAAGTTTTTTGCGGTGAAAGTCTCCACTAACGAAATTAATTCAACACTAAGTTACCTTGAAAAAACATGGTCATCCTATTTCCCTGAATATCCCTTTGAATATTCTTTTCTCAATGACAACCTTGATTATCTTTATAAATCACAGGATAACCTCGGCTCATTGATCGGATACTTTTCACTGCTGGCAATAATTATAGCATGTCTTGGATTATTTGCGCTGGCATCATTCACTGCTGAAAAGCGGACAAAAGAAATTGGTATAAGAAAAGTTCTCGGTGCATCTGTTACGGGGATAGTAGGGCTATTGTCAAAAGAGTTTTTAATTCTGGTTATTCTTGCAAACCTTATAGCCTGGCCTGTTACATACTTTGTTATGAATAACTGGCTGGAAAGTTTCGCATACAGAACATCAATAGATGTATTTACTTTTATAACTGCTGGTCTCATCGCAACGCTCATAGCATTGTTAACTGTCAGCTATCAGTCGATTAAATCAGCATTGGCAAATCCGGTAGAATCATTACGAAGTGAATAA
- a CDS encoding tetratricopeptide repeat protein — MKILSKIGNMFGSSGEEHIEWNISGEKKKFLDDYKGAIEDFSKAIKLKPNYEEAYYNRGMAKARLKHYKSAIEDFSKSIELKPGYAVTHYRRGLAKYCIGDFSGALDDFNMAISLNPQYTEVYYNRGCAKNKLSKIIEAVKDFSKVIELNSKHFASYFKRGTLYAQLDSFNQAIDDFDVAINLNPDNPRTYFNRGIVKLIVDNLSGGKDDLIKAGELGYQPATIKLKEFFK, encoded by the coding sequence ATGAAAATATTGTCTAAAATTGGAAACATGTTTGGCAGCAGCGGTGAAGAACATATTGAATGGAACATCAGCGGTGAGAAGAAGAAATTTCTGGATGATTACAAAGGTGCAATTGAAGATTTTAGTAAAGCAATTAAACTAAAACCAAATTATGAAGAAGCGTATTACAACCGGGGAATGGCAAAGGCAAGACTTAAACATTATAAAAGTGCTATTGAAGATTTTTCAAAATCGATTGAATTGAAACCCGGTTACGCTGTTACGCATTACAGAAGAGGACTTGCAAAATACTGCATCGGTGATTTCAGCGGAGCGCTGGATGACTTCAATATGGCAATAAGTCTTAACCCCCAATACACAGAAGTATATTACAACCGCGGATGTGCAAAAAATAAACTTTCGAAAATAATTGAGGCTGTTAAAGATTTTTCAAAAGTGATTGAGCTGAACTCAAAACATTTTGCTTCATACTTTAAACGCGGAACTTTATACGCTCAACTTGACAGCTTTAACCAGGCAATCGATGATTTTGATGTTGCAATTAATTTGAATCCGGACAATCCAAGAACCTACTTTAACCGCGGAATAGTCAAACTTATTGTTGATAATTTATCCGGCGGAAAAGATGATCTTATTAAAGCCGGAGAACTTGGTTATCAGCCTGCCACTATAAAACTTAAAGAATTCTTTAAGTAA
- a CDS encoding ABC transporter permease: MFLNYLKIALRNLKKYKAYSFINIFGLAAGLACSILIMLYVIDELSYDQHHEKKDRIYRVTREWLNQDGESSLHLARVAPPIGPLLKQDYPDLVLDVVRVLADYSTLLKVGDKNFVEEKFFWAEENIFDIFSFDMIRGDPSTALKEPKSVVLTESSAKKLFGTTDVLGKYIAYENEGDLKVTGVIKDVPENSHFRFDFLGSFITLVNFLPENTLTTNWGSNNYLTYVVLPEEIPAEVLLEKFPGFLDKHLTPVIINFTGQPPVNKPSKTNKLHLQKLTDIHLTSHLTTELEENGDIDNVYLFSAIAFFILFIACINFMNLATARSARRFKEIGMRKVLGAAKTQLIKQFLGESVIISFLSLIIAITLVELLLSSFNNFIHKELKLNLFTNPEALIIITALTFFVGIMAGSYPAFHLSMFNPIRALKGGKDISGKSTFRSVLVVIQFVISIGLIISMGIVWDQMEFIKNQKLGLNKDEVVVLETSASMRENIEDIKTQLKQNPNILKVASSDLIPSDMLINSLGGRLVDGDKTEPVGFRLAMVNIDTDFIDTYDIKLLAGRNFSLEYQTDDSSAFILNEAAVKQLGWNIQDAVGKPFFYGGRNGKIVGVVQNFNFETLHNSIVPIILLNRSFMGYQMSVKINSADIQSTIDFLKSKWKEYRPDYPFSYTFLDDQFASLYEEEQTLGDIFGLFSILAILIACLGLLGLASFTAEQKTKEIGIRKVLGATTPGIVIMFSKDFMKLIIVANIIAWPLTYYLMSSWLEGFAYRVQLDISTFIISGILALVITLLTVSYQAIKVAIANPVKSLRYE, encoded by the coding sequence ATGTTTTTGAACTATCTTAAAATTGCTCTGCGCAATCTGAAGAAATATAAAGCTTATTCTTTCATTAATATTTTTGGACTTGCAGCCGGGCTTGCATGCAGTATTCTCATAATGCTTTATGTTATCGATGAGCTAAGCTATGATCAACATCATGAAAAGAAAGACAGGATATACAGGGTTACGAGGGAATGGCTTAACCAGGACGGTGAATCGAGCCTTCACCTTGCAAGAGTAGCACCGCCGATAGGTCCGCTGTTAAAACAGGATTACCCCGATCTTGTACTTGATGTTGTTCGTGTTCTCGCTGATTATTCAACACTGCTTAAAGTCGGTGATAAAAATTTTGTAGAAGAAAAATTTTTCTGGGCTGAAGAAAATATCTTTGACATTTTTTCTTTTGATATGATAAGAGGGGATCCTTCAACAGCGCTTAAAGAACCTAAATCAGTTGTTCTGACAGAATCTTCAGCAAAAAAACTCTTCGGTACAACAGATGTTTTAGGTAAATACATTGCGTATGAAAATGAAGGTGATTTGAAAGTTACAGGTGTGATAAAAGATGTTCCTGAAAATTCGCACTTCAGATTTGATTTTCTTGGTTCATTTATAACTCTTGTAAATTTTCTTCCTGAAAACACTTTAACAACTAACTGGGGAAGCAATAATTATCTTACTTATGTTGTGTTGCCGGAAGAAATCCCTGCCGAAGTTCTTTTAGAAAAATTTCCGGGATTCCTTGATAAACATCTTACACCGGTGATAATAAATTTCACAGGTCAACCGCCGGTCAACAAACCGAGTAAGACGAATAAACTCCATCTTCAGAAGCTTACGGACATTCATCTCACTTCTCATTTAACAACTGAGCTCGAGGAAAATGGTGATATAGACAATGTCTATCTTTTTTCTGCAATTGCATTTTTTATTCTCTTCATTGCCTGTATAAACTTTATGAACCTTGCTACCGCAAGATCTGCAAGACGTTTTAAAGAAATCGGAATGAGAAAAGTGCTTGGCGCTGCAAAGACTCAGTTGATAAAACAATTTCTTGGTGAGTCAGTTATTATTTCATTCTTGTCATTAATCATCGCAATAACTCTTGTGGAGCTGTTGTTATCATCCTTCAACAATTTTATTCATAAAGAACTTAAACTCAATTTATTCACGAACCCGGAAGCATTAATTATCATTACCGCGCTGACTTTTTTTGTTGGGATAATGGCGGGTAGTTATCCTGCGTTTCATTTATCAATGTTCAATCCCATTCGTGCATTAAAGGGAGGTAAAGATATTTCGGGTAAAAGTACATTTCGTTCAGTACTTGTTGTGATACAATTTGTTATTTCTATCGGATTAATTATCAGCATGGGAATTGTCTGGGATCAGATGGAATTTATAAAAAATCAAAAACTCGGATTAAATAAAGACGAGGTGGTGGTTCTTGAAACAAGTGCATCAATGCGTGAAAATATAGAGGACATAAAAACGCAGTTGAAGCAAAACCCTAATATTCTCAAGGTTGCGTCATCAGATTTAATTCCCTCGGACATGCTGATCAATTCTCTTGGCGGTCGGCTTGTTGATGGTGACAAAACTGAACCGGTCGGGTTTCGCCTTGCTATGGTAAACATTGATACTGATTTTATTGATACATATGATATTAAACTTTTAGCAGGAAGAAATTTTTCTTTAGAATATCAGACTGATGATTCAAGCGCCTTCATTTTAAATGAAGCAGCAGTTAAGCAACTCGGCTGGAATATCCAGGACGCAGTTGGTAAACCATTTTTTTATGGCGGGAGAAACGGGAAGATAGTCGGTGTTGTACAGAACTTTAATTTTGAAACACTTCATAATTCAATTGTGCCGATCATTCTCCTCAACAGAAGCTTCATGGGTTACCAGATGTCTGTTAAAATAAATTCAGCAGATATACAATCAACAATTGATTTCCTTAAATCAAAATGGAAAGAGTACAGACCTGATTACCCATTCAGTTATACATTCCTTGACGATCAATTTGCTTCATTGTATGAAGAGGAACAAACACTTGGTGATATATTCGGACTCTTTTCAATTCTCGCTATTCTTATAGCCTGCCTTGGACTATTAGGATTGGCTTCGTTCACCGCTGAACAAAAGACTAAGGAAATAGGAATTAGAAAAGTTCTCGGCGCAACAACTCCGGGTATAGTGATTATGTTTTCAAAGGACTTTATGAAATTGATTATAGTTGCGAATATAATTGCATGGCCGCTTACATATTATTTAATGAGTAGCTGGCTTGAAGGCTTTGCTTACCGGGTTCAACTGGATATTTCAACCTTCATTATTTCGGGAATACTTGCATTGGTTATAACATTGTTGACTGTTAGTTATCAGGCGATAAAGGTTGCCATAGCAAACCCTGTTAAATCATTGAGATATGAATAA
- a CDS encoding response regulator transcription factor — protein MIKVAIVEDNQTIREGLAALINGTPDYSCRSTYSSCEKFLNDHEIMNFDVVLMDIGLPGMNGIEGVKRAKIINPALNILMLTVYEESSVVYDALCAGACGYLVKKTPPTRLLEAIKDIYEGGSPMSSNIARQVITTFQRNKKGYNDSSDFDLSQREKEVLNLLAEGSNYQEIADTLYISVDTVRHHIRNIYKKLHVHSQSEAVAKAIRKKII, from the coding sequence ATGATAAAAGTAGCAATAGTTGAAGATAATCAGACAATACGCGAAGGCTTAGCTGCGCTAATCAATGGAACGCCTGATTATTCCTGTAGAAGTACATACTCAAGCTGCGAAAAATTTCTCAATGATCATGAGATAATGAATTTTGACGTAGTGCTTATGGATATAGGATTACCCGGAATGAACGGAATCGAGGGAGTCAAGCGTGCAAAGATTATAAATCCGGCGCTTAATATTCTGATGCTTACTGTTTACGAGGAAAGCAGCGTTGTTTATGATGCATTATGCGCTGGTGCTTGCGGATACCTGGTCAAGAAAACTCCGCCAACAAGGTTACTGGAGGCGATCAAGGATATTTATGAGGGCGGCTCACCGATGAGTTCTAATATTGCAAGACAGGTAATAACAACTTTTCAAAGGAACAAAAAAGGTTATAATGATTCTTCGGATTTTGACCTGTCGCAGAGAGAAAAGGAAGTACTGAATTTATTAGCTGAAGGAAGTAATTACCAGGAAATTGCAGATACTCTTTATATAAGCGTTGATACAGTAAGGCACCATATAAGAAATATATACAAGAAACTACATGTTCATTCACAGTCGGAAGCAGTTGCTAAAGCAATAAGAAAAAAAATAATCTGA
- a CDS encoding ABC transporter permease translates to MLKNYLKIALRNMSKYKFYTFINVSGLATGIASVILIFLFVQNELTFDAFHKNADDIYLVQKYRTTALGLKVLNDTWIPLAKQLKTDYPQVKDCVRLFDENLWVEYNGKKFKERITYADPSILKVFSFPVVQSNTDELMKERNSIVISDEIAKKYFGNENPVGKILRIAFDEDYVVKGVFDEIPQNSSIPMNILAHFESAIDPSNQEMNNNWNGAFLYTYIQLDKNVSAAGMENLLPGLVKKIWGEEGENGTKQLQLKLLPLKDFHDAENNTRTFAYILICIAAAIILIASFNFINLSTSRSLERVREIGIRKVLGAGKNQLIKQFIGESLIVSFISLLIGIGLAEFLLPYLNEIYSIDLAFNYLHVDTLIVLLGISIFIGLLSGAYPAFLLSKYPAVDTVKGVVIKSGGNTLVRNSLVIVQFAISIFLLIGTLIVLNQTEHMKNHNVNFTRENIVVIPVELSDFADRETARNKIELFKEELKKLHDVKNVASAMSVPGEIVDANVFAWPEGWTSKDPLRMRITAIDENFISLYQIPLIEGRNFSQDMQTDKDAGIILNESAMTAMGWQSAMGKKVKVGRTEYTVVGVVRDYNTESLENEVRPLLHFYRTTESSAHRFISVKINTADVSSVISFIKSKWKLVDESRDFEYFFLDETFNRLFSTQERTFTVVSYFSIIAVVIACLGLLGLASYTVVRRSKEIGIRKILGATVPNIFLLVSKKFLLLVLTANLVAWPVAWYLMNEWLQNFAYRTSVNFTPFIIAGVMTLLIAWISISFIAVRAAMTNPVESLRYE, encoded by the coding sequence ATGTTAAAGAACTATCTGAAGATTGCATTAAGAAACATGTCAAAGTATAAATTTTATACATTTATAAATGTAAGCGGACTTGCCACAGGAATTGCGTCTGTGATATTGATTTTTCTTTTCGTTCAGAACGAATTAACATTTGATGCCTTTCATAAAAATGCCGATGATATTTATCTTGTTCAAAAATACAGGACCACAGCACTCGGATTAAAAGTTCTTAATGATACCTGGATACCATTGGCGAAACAATTAAAAACCGATTACCCGCAGGTAAAGGATTGTGTAAGACTCTTTGATGAAAATTTGTGGGTGGAGTATAACGGGAAAAAATTTAAAGAAAGAATAACTTATGCTGATCCATCAATTCTAAAAGTATTTTCATTCCCTGTTGTTCAATCGAACACGGATGAATTAATGAAAGAACGAAATTCAATTGTCATCTCTGACGAAATTGCTAAGAAATATTTTGGGAACGAAAATCCTGTCGGAAAAATTTTAAGAATAGCATTTGACGAAGACTATGTTGTTAAAGGTGTCTTTGATGAAATACCTCAGAATTCATCAATACCTATGAACATACTTGCACATTTTGAAAGTGCGATTGACCCATCCAACCAGGAAATGAACAACAACTGGAACGGCGCGTTTCTATATACTTACATTCAGCTTGATAAAAATGTCAGTGCAGCGGGAATGGAAAATCTTTTGCCGGGTCTTGTAAAAAAAATATGGGGCGAGGAGGGGGAGAATGGTACCAAACAACTACAGCTAAAACTTCTTCCTCTTAAAGATTTTCACGATGCTGAAAACAATACCCGGACATTTGCTTATATATTAATCTGTATCGCTGCGGCAATAATTCTAATCGCTTCATTTAATTTTATTAATCTTTCAACATCGCGTTCACTGGAGCGAGTTCGGGAAATTGGTATAAGAAAAGTTTTAGGAGCCGGGAAAAATCAATTAATAAAACAATTTATCGGTGAATCTCTTATCGTAAGTTTTATTTCATTGCTAATAGGTATTGGACTAGCGGAGTTCTTATTGCCTTATCTTAATGAAATATACAGCATTGACCTTGCGTTCAATTATCTGCACGTTGATACATTAATTGTTCTGCTTGGAATAAGTATTTTCATCGGTCTGCTGTCAGGCGCTTATCCCGCGTTCCTTCTTTCAAAATATCCTGCTGTTGATACAGTAAAAGGTGTAGTGATTAAATCCGGTGGAAATACTTTGGTAAGGAATAGTCTTGTTATCGTGCAGTTTGCCATTTCAATATTTTTATTGATTGGAACACTAATAGTTTTAAATCAGACCGAGCACATGAAAAATCACAATGTAAATTTCACAAGAGAAAACATTGTGGTAATTCCTGTTGAGCTTTCTGATTTTGCGGACAGGGAAACAGCACGAAACAAGATTGAATTATTTAAAGAGGAATTAAAAAAGCTGCACGATGTGAAAAATGTTGCCAGTGCTATGTCAGTTCCGGGAGAAATAGTTGACGCAAATGTATTTGCCTGGCCCGAAGGATGGACATCAAAAGATCCATTAAGAATGAGGATAACCGCTATTGATGAAAATTTTATATCTCTTTATCAAATCCCGCTGATTGAAGGAAGAAATTTTTCGCAAGATATGCAGACTGATAAAGATGCGGGCATCATACTAAATGAATCTGCTATGACAGCTATGGGATGGCAAAGCGCAATGGGAAAAAAAGTTAAAGTAGGGAGAACAGAATATACAGTCGTTGGTGTTGTGCGTGACTATAATACAGAATCATTAGAGAATGAAGTGCGTCCGCTCCTCCATTTTTACAGGACAACTGAAAGTTCAGCGCATAGATTTATTTCAGTAAAAATTAATACAGCAGATGTTTCATCAGTTATTTCATTTATCAAATCAAAATGGAAACTTGTTGATGAAAGTCGTGACTTCGAATATTTTTTCCTCGATGAAACATTTAACCGTTTATTCTCAACTCAAGAGAGAACATTTACTGTTGTCAGTTACTTTTCTATAATCGCAGTGGTAATAGCTTGCCTCGGGCTGCTTGGTCTTGCATCATATACAGTCGTAAGGCGCTCAAAAGAAATAGGAATAAGAAAAATACTTGGAGCAACTGTTCCTAACATCTTTCTCCTGGTTTCAAAAAAGTTTTTACTGCTTGTACTAACCGCTAATTTAGTTGCGTGGCCAGTTGCCTGGTACCTTATGAATGAATGGCTTCAGAATTTTGCTTATAGAACTTCTGTTAATTTTACACCGTTTATAATTGCCGGTGTAATGACTTTATTAATCGCGTGGATTTCAATAAGCTTTATTGCCGTAAGAGCTGCAATGACAAATCCTGTTGAGTCATTGAGATATGAATAG